The window CAGCATGGCGTAGCCGTTCCAGGGGAAGAACCCGAACTGGAAGAGGTatttcaccaccaccatcacctgcGGGGACGCTGGGGGTCAGCGGGTGGCAGCCGGGGGCTGGGAAGCGTAATCTTCTCCCCAGCCGCAGCCTGCCCACCTCAGTGAAGATAATGGCCGTCATCCAGAAGCGCTTGCTGGGCCGAGGGATGGAGAGCATGGCCCAGAGGAAGACGAGGATGGGCAGGAAGAGGGAGATGACGGAGGCGGTCACCATGTTGTTGAGGATGATGATGAAGTAGCAGAGCAGCTCGGAGTGGGCGGCCACGCAGCGGTACGCGGCCAGCAGCAGCTTCAGGAACCGGTTGTGGGACTGATAAAACCGCTCCGACTCTTCCAGCTCGGGGAAATACAGCCGcctgcggggtgcagggggggtgagCCGGCCCcgatgccccccagccccggccccaccgccccccacATCCCCGTACCTGCTCAGGAGGAGCTCGCTGGCCGTCCGGCTCCGGTtctggggcagggccaggagctccCGAGACCCGGCCACGTCCTCCCGGGACCCCCAGGTCGTCACCCGCTCCTGGCTGCCGGTGGGCAGTGggcatcccaccggggcgggggtggcTCCTCGGTGCCCGCTGGGGACAGCACGGGGACAGGGGTGAGCCTCCTGCCCaccggcccctgcccgcggcgctgccggctgccCCCTCGGGGGGTATCTATGCACCTGCCTGGAAGCGACGCCGTTTTGGGGGTCCGCACCCTCAGCCCCCCGCGGGCTTGGCTCCTCGGGGGGCTCCTCCGGCGGCGGCAAGTAGAGCTCATCCAGGACCCCGCGGTGCACGTCCTCTccctgcagcgggcagggggtCAGTGCCACCGCGGGGTtgccacctccccccccccccgccccgcgctccggCGTCCACCCCGGGCCCACCATGGCCAGCCGGCGCGTGAGGACGTATCTCTCCAGGCGCAGGACCGTGGACATGTCAGCGTGCTCCCGGGTGCAGGTGTCCAGCCACTGGGTCAGCCCATCCACCATGGCCCGGCACAGCACCCACAGGAACCGCAGGGTGTTCAGCACCCGCTGCACCACGTTGCCCCGCTCTGCCGGgacgaggggggggggggggtgtcactttGTGCCCGCTcggagccccccagcacccccctgcgCTGCGGTCCTGCCGCCCACCTACcggagccttcctcctcctcttcctcctggccTTCGGCCGCCTCcaactcctcctccctccctccgccgtCCCCTGCAAAGGTCAGAGACCCCCCCAAGGAAGGGGTAGCACCGGCTCAGCAGGGGCTGGACATCATTTCTGGCCCCCATTGGGGCTCTCCTGCTCATCGctccgtcccccgtcccccccaaacccagcgCAGGTGCCAAAGGAGCGCTGCGCGGCTTGCGCCCAACCCCATCGTGGCCATCAGAGAgtccacacacacacccacccacccactggGACCCCCACCGAGGCGATGCCCCGTTACAGGATGCCGACCACTGCCAGGGCAAACAGcgggcgtggggcagggctgcgtcccctcccggacccccagccccattttTGGGGTGAGCCAGACCCACCTGCAGCGACCTCGGTACCGGGTGActccagctgctcctgctcctgctgccgcaGCGCTGTCCTGGTGTTGGTCACCCAGGCCTGGTAGGCGAgctggcagggggagaggggctgtcAGCACCCCACGGGCaccgccagcccccccccggccccccagccaCGCTCACCTGGAAGGCACTCTGCCTGCTCGGCCGCGGCTCCTCCggcaccgccgcctcctcctcctcctcgctgtccGACTCAAAGAGGAAGTATTCCCCCGAATGCAGCACTGCCGGAGCGGCATGGAGTGTCACGGCACGGCCGGTGCCACGGCACGGGGTGCCACGGCATGGCTGGCGCCTGGTGGCACGGCACGGGGTGGCACAGCACGGCCAGCGCCCAGGCCGGCCCCACTGCCatctccccagggctctgtgcccGGCACGGCGCTGCCGGCACGGTGCCGAGGACGCTCGTGAGGATCCGCGCTGGGGACATCAGGGTCAGCGACTCGACTCCCACATCCCCAAAGCAGGGTCCCTCCAGCACCAGCGTTCGGAGGCGACCGATGCCGGTAACCCCAAACGCAGCCTGGCACCCCCAGTCCAACACCCCGTTAGTGTTGGGAACCGGAGAAGCCCTGGTTAGTGCCCTGCGGCCGAGCACGGGGACGGGGGACATGCAGGGCGTCACCTTGCCGAAAGCACCGTCACCACCGCTCCCCGCGGGTGTTAGCGGTCCCCGGCGGAGGGACCTTGCCGAGGGGCTGCGCCCCGTTACGGCCCCGTGCCAGGGCAGTACCTGCGGCGTGGTCTAACCATGGCCGCCACCACCGCTCCCTCTGCCGGGAAGGGTCCGCCGGGCTGCCGGGCGCTGTGGAACAGCAGACGGGGCGGCTGAGCACGGCCACGCTCGGCGCACCCACCCCTGGTGCCGGGGCGAGCcgagggggcagggaggggggttCACCGCAATGCTCCGTGGGGCTTCACCGGGACGGGCGCTGGCGATGGGTCGTGGTCACCCTGCTGTGCccggagaggggtgggggggaatgggAGGGACCCCCCCGGCTCTCACCTGGcctggcctcatcctgcccctcgCCGGTGCCGCCGGGCAGCCGCTCCTGGTGGTACTTCTCCTGCTTGGCTCGGATCCGCTCCATCctgccaggcagaggctgctgcgGAGCCcgctcccccaaaccccctgggggCACCCCCACCCACACAGGGGTGCCCCAAGGTGCTGGTGGCCGCacggggggtgggaggggtcccaggtgccccccaaaacccactcACTGCCGCTTCAGCTGGGCCAGCGACTTCTTCTCGGCTTGCCGGTGGGAGCGCATGCTCTTCAGGATGCTGGCCTTGAACAGCGCGACACCCCTGCGGGGACAGGGACGGTGGGAGGGTGAGGCGGGCACCGGCACCCCAGCACCCGTGGGGACCCTCCGAGACCCCGGCCCCACCTGGAAGCCTGCAGGGCAGAGGCCTGGAGGTCCAGCATGACGTGCAAGAAGTAGTAGCTGAGGAAGACACggcgctggagcaggaggaagaagaagcagaTGCTGTCCCAGATGATGCCCGCCTCCTCCACGGGCAGCGAGCAGTCCTGGTCCTTGCCCATCTCCTTGGCTAGCAGGCAGAGATGCGGGCAGGTCAGGCAGCAGCCCAAACCTGCAGCCTCAGACCCCCTGAGCCAGCAACTCACGGTCGTAGTAGCCCTTGACGGTGCAGACCAGGCTGAAGAGCTGGATCACCCAGCAGAAGTTGCTCTGCATCTGCTGCACGAAGACGCAGGAAAGGAGCTGCGGGGAAGAGAGGGCAGAGCGCGGGGTTTGCCCGGGGACGGCGACAGGGGGACAGTGCTGCCAcccgtcccctccccagcagaTGCCCGGGGGGTGGGTGGCCCCAAGGAGCAGCCCAGGGGCCGTTGCACGGCCGGGGCCCGGCAGCCCTCACCGACAGCATGTTTTTGGAGATGATGACGGCGATGTTGTAGAGGATGAGGCAGTCCCAGAGCACGAGGCGTGCCCGCGCCGGCTTGCGCAGCATGGCGGTGCCGAAGAGGAGGAGGTAGAAGCAGGCCAGCAGGTAGCCGAGGCCGAAGAGGCTGATGCGGGTGGCCCCGGTGATGAAGACCACCACCAGGACAAACCAGAAGAGGTAGCGGAAGACCACCACCTTCGCCATGTCCAGGTACGACCTGCGGGATGGGGCGCTCAGAACAgggtccccatcccctcccagcacccacgCTTGGCACCACCTGGGTTTGGGGTGCAGCGAGGTGCCACCCCGCACCCCAGGCAAACCGGCGTGGTCCCACTCCCCGCATCAGCCCTATCTTGGGAGCCAAAGTGCCTTGTCCCAGCCTATGGGGTCCCAGTGCCCACGGGGGGTCACCATGGACCACCGCATCTTCCCCAGGgatcccagcacagccccagggtACTCCTGTCCCAGACGTGGGGGTACCATCCTAGTGGCAGGGGGTCCTGTTCcagccatggggggggggggtcctgtccCAGCCCAGCATAGTGGGGGAGGGCTTCCCTGGCCCAGAGGGGTCCcagtgctgggggggtcccatccccatcctgggGAATCCCAGCCCAGCAGGTCCCACTGCCTGGGGGTCCCATCCTGTCCATaccccagggggtcccatcccGGTGGGGGGTCCcacccacagcagccccagcccgcgACGGGGTCCCATCCCCACGACCCCAGGCGCCCCAACCCATCCCAGCCCCGGGTCGCGGTGCGGTGCCGCGCGGCGGCGGGCACCCACCGGCAGTGGATGAAGTTGGGCGTGGGGTTGCGGGGGTCCCGCGCCAAGTCGAGCCGGTCGGCGTTCTCGCCAGCCGCCCGCAGCCACTCCTCGGTGCGCTCGGCCTCGAACACCCGCCACTGCTGGGCCACGCACAGCAGCAGCACGAAGTCGTCTGGGGGCACAAGGctcagcccggggcgggggggggacacctcTAGCAGGCCACGCCCCTCCAAAAAGGGGGTGTGGCCCATACGAAGCCCCTCCCCAAGGGGGTGGGGCAACCCAGGCCACGCCTCCCCGGGATGTGGGTTCCGTTAAGCCCCCTCCAAGGGGCGTGGTTTTCCCCACACTGTCTCCTCTGGGGGCGTGGCTTTCATCAAGCTCCTCCCCGAGGGTGTGGCCCTCCCCTGGCCCCCCCTTCTCCTAAAAGAGGGTGGGACTTCAACCAAGCTCCTCCCCAAAGGGGGTGAGCACCTGCCAAGCTCCACCCCCAAAGGGGTGTGGCTCTTTTAGCTCCTCCTACCCACCCCGGCtgccctcccacctcccctctgCTCACCCTCCTGGGGGGCAGGGTGGGACCcccatggctggggctggggtgccccGTGGGCAgggggggtgccaggggctggggtggggggacagggcaccccacgggcagggggctgccaggggctggggggaacagGACACCCcacgggcagggggctgccaggggcttGGACACCCCACGGGCAGGGGGTTGCCAGGGGCCggagtggggggacagggcaccccacgggcagggggctgccaggggctggagtggggggacagggcaccccacgggcagggggctgccaggggccGGAGTGGGGGGTACTCACTGATGAGGTTGGTGGATTTGGGGGCCACGAAGAAGTCGGGCAGGTAGAGCCACTTGATGAGCGCCGAGTTGATGGGGAGGGCCCGGCTCCAGCGCCACGGATAGTCTGGGGGGCGGTGGGCACGCTCGAtgccagccccccggcccctcacccAGGGCAGGCAGCCTACCCACACGCGgacctccccctccccgccccacggAAAGGACGGCTGCCCCCCATGCCCCCTGCCCCTTACCCATGCAGAGGGCGGGCGGCATGCCCACGCACAGCAGGTACTGGTAGAGGAGGAAGATGACGAGGAAGAGGCAGTATTTGGGCCAGAGGCGGGCGatggccgcccgccgccgccgcgtcagGATGACGACCAGCCAGCAGCCGTGCAGGATCACCATGAAGTTCATCCGCTGCCCGATCACGTTCACCGTCATCAGGAAGCAGATCTGGGGTGGGAGGCGAACGCAGAACCTCAACCCCCAGGGTGCTGCAAgcggcgggaccccccccacacaccccgcAGCACCCGCTCCCCACCTCCAAGCCAAACTTGTAGTAGAAGTAGTTGAGGAAGTATTTGGCACAGCTGCCGAGGCTGTGGTCGAGGTGCTCGCGGGAGATGTCCTCGAAGATGGCCTCGGTGATCGGGGCCACCAGCTGGTGCTGCTTGCGGTAGTACTCCTGGCGCCGGTACACCACCGCCTCgaacaccagcagcagcagcaccaggaggTGGTtctggggggggtgagggggtgctCAGGACCGCGGCACGCCACCGAGCGTTCCCCCACCTGGTCCCCACGGACCGGGGGTGTCCCCGCACCCACCTGGATGTAGCCCAGGTTGGGGTAGCCCTTGCGGATGCCGAACCAGTTGGCGGGGTCCACGGGGCCGCGGTACAGCGTGGAGTTGCCCAGCTCCTCCGGGCTCAGGTTGGTGCCGTTGagctggggctgcaaaggggagCAGCGCTGGGGGTCAGCACCCCTCGTCCCTGCCACCAGACCCCACCTCCAGCCAGGGAATCCATCCCCCCTGTGCCACCACAAGCACCCCAAGAACCGAGCATCCCCCCGGCATGGCCGCCCGGGCACCTGGGTGCAGTTGCTGGAATACTCGCGGGGCTCAACGATCTTGAGCTGGTAGAGCATCTTGCAGACGATGATGATGCAGGTCCAGACGGTGGAGAGGCAGGAGGCCATGTGGCGGAAGCGGCAGTAGGGCATGGCGAAGGcccacagcagcaccagcaagaagTTCATCAGCGATACCTGGGGCAGCGGCCACgtcagcaccccggggtgcctgGCCGagcaccccccccaccccaccccggggTCCTGAGGCTGGTATACCTCCTGCAGGGCCACCCAGACAGTGTAGAGAGCCACCAGCTTGAGGACGTGGAGCTCCAGCAGGCGCTCCACGAAGACCTGCCCGCGGGTCAGCGTGTCCGAGAAGGTCCAGCCCAGCACGATCAGGCGCTCCAGCACCAGCCCCCATTTGGTGGGCACTGCGGGGACACGGACCGTCACAGACACCGTCACAGACACCCCCGCAGCCACTCCGCTTGGAGGACGCCCAAATCCATCCCTTTATCTTCCCATGCTTGGAGGACACCCCAATCCATCCCTGCACTCCTCCAGTACCTTCCCAGCTTGGAGGATGCCCCAACCCATCCCCATACTCTCCCACAGTTGGAGGACACCCCAATCCATCTCCATACCCTCCCACACTTGCAGGACACCCCAAATTCATCTCCAtaccctcccagccccttcctggctcAGAGGACACCTCAATCCATCCCCATACCCTCCCAGGCTCAGAGAACACCCCAATCCATCCCTCTGAGCCCCTTCCTGGCTTGGAGGATGCCCCAACCCATCCCCACACCCTCCCACAGTTGGAGGACACCCCAATCCATCTCCATACCCTCCCACGCTTGCAGGACACCCCAAATTCATCTCCATACCCTCCAGGCCCCTTCCTGGCTTGGAGGATGCTCCAATCCATCCCTGCATGCCCCCACCCCATCCTGGCTTGGAGGACACCCCAAATCCATCTCCCTACCCTCCCAGCCCCATGTTGGCTCAGAGGACATTCCAACCCATCCCCATACCCTCCCATGCTTGAAGGACATCCCAATCCATCCCCGTAgcctcccagccccttcctggctcAGAGGACACCCCAATCCATCCCCATACCCTCCCAGACTTGGAGGACTCCCCAACCCATCCCTGTACCCTCGCACACTTGGGGAACACCCCAAATCCATCCCCCtaccctcccagccccttcctggcttGGAGGATGCTCCAGTCCACCCCTGCATGCCCCCACCCCATCCTGGCTTGGAGGACACCCCAAATCCATCTCCCTActctcccagccccttcctggctcAGAGGACACCCCAATCCATCCCCATACCCTCCCAGACTCGGAGGACACCCCAACCCATCCCTGCACCCTCGCACACTTGGGGAACACCCCAAATCCATCCCCCtaccctcccagccccttcctggcttGGAGGATGCTCCAGtccacccctgcatccccccagccccttcctggcttGGAGGACACCCCAATCCcaccccgtccccctgcccctgcccagtaCCCTGTGACGCGGTGTCGGAATCGCCCGCCCCGGCGCTCTCGGCAGCAGCCGCATCCCGCAGCAGCCGGCTCCCGTGCAGCTCCTCAGgcctgcagggaggagggctcagcgcggggacggggggcgcggggtgcgggggggggggtcaccccggcACGGGACCCTACCTGGGGATGTGGCAGGGCGGTGGGGTGGCAGCGGGGACGTGCTCCAGGTCGGTGATGTGCATGAAGGGACGGTGGAAGTAATGGAGCTGGAGGATGCAGGCCAGGAGGAAGAAGCCCGGGATGAGGGTGCTGGAGAAGAGCTCGGAGACGCTGAACTGCTCCAGGCCCAGGTCgcccagcctgggcagggagaggagggtcAGCGCGGGGCCACATCCATCCCACCCTGCACGGGCATCAAGCTGGCACACCCGGGGCTCAACCCCATCTCcccccctgcctcagtttccccacgtGCAATGCATCCCTTGGCCACGCCCTGGTGCCACCAcggggctggtggcagcagggaccccGTGGTGGGTCGGGGACACTCACTGTTCATCGGTGAGGCCCGTCAGGTTCCTCCAGTACATGGGGAAGTCCTCAAACTGGAAGGTGTAGATGGTGATGAGCACCAGCATGGTGTATGCCACCACGAGCCACCAGAAGCCCTTCAGCACCTTGCGCCACAGGCTGTAGTAcacctgcggggacggggacatcaGCGGGGCCacgccggggctggggacggggacaaggaGGGGTCCTTGGTCCCCCCTACCTGGAAGAGggtgaggcagaggaggaagaggaacatgTAGACGATCTTGTAGACGACGAGGCGCCCGGCGAAGCTCACCACGATGAACATGCCGGCGCAGACGCAGATCCAGTATTTGGCGTAGAAATTTTGCACCAGAACCCCCAGCGCCTTCAGCACGTCCCGCTGCCGGCTGGGCtctgcggggcagggagggggctgcaggcagccgggcGGGGGGCACGCGTGTCCCCCCTCTCCCCGGCAGCTGCCGGCCTCCGGGCGCTCGCGCCCCGGGGACGCCCAGCCCGGTGCAGGGTCCCACCGGGTGGGCGATGCCGGGAACCCTCACCCGCGTCCGAGACGGTCACCTCCAGGAGCGGGGTGGCCGGGCACCTCCTCGTTAGCAGCTTCTCCTTAACGAActgccgcagcagcagccagaaggtGAGGGTGAGCAGGAGCTGCGGGGACAGGCGGTGAGCGGGGACAGCCGGGTGCCAGCGggcgcagggacggggacacggggctTACCTTGGCTCCCAGGTCCAAGCAGGGATATTTGGGGTGCACCAGCCCCAGCTGCGCGAGGCTCATGAAGCCGACGCGGGTGGGCAGCTCGGGGGCCAGATCCATGCCCCAGACGTACTGCAGGCTGCAGAGCGCGATGCCGTAGAGGAGGAGGAACGGCGAGCAGAGCATGGCGAAGTGATGCCGGCTCCGCACCGTCCAGATGAGGCAcgcccagagcagcagcacgaAGGTCAGCCAGCTGTGGTAGGTGATGCTCCACACCTGCGGGCAGGCAGACGGCGGCCGCTCGCCCGGGGGCTCGGTCCGGGaggtgccccccccctccccggcccccctccccggccccttaCCATCATGGCGATGAGGGCGCAGACGTAGCTCTGCTTCATGACGACGTGGCCCAGGGCGTGCAGGGGCAATCGCTCCGCCGGACGCCTCCTGCCTGGCCACGGGGAGGGGGACCGTGAGTtgcccccccccgggctgcgggcagggcttgGGGAGGGCTGGGCGGCGGGGGTGGGCTTACCCGGCTGCGGCGAGTTGCCCATGACGTGGACGGTGCAGTTCTCGGCGCCGCTGCCCGGCTTCCCGGTGCCGGGGGACAGCAtgggctgggagggcagagaaggGCTCAGagcccaccccggcacccccggaCCCGTTCCCTCCCAGACACAGCCCCCCAGACCCACCTTGGTGTCCTCAGCCACGCCGTCAGCGTCCTTGGGCCAGCtctccagctccaccagctccctctCCGAGCACCTTGCCGGCGGCCGTGCCGGTGCCGCGGTTCTCTGCGAGGGGCAGGAGCCAGCTCAGAGCACCGCGCT is drawn from Mycteria americana isolate JAX WOST 10 ecotype Jacksonville Zoo and Gardens chromosome 8, USCA_MyAme_1.0, whole genome shotgun sequence and contains these coding sequences:
- the PIEZO1 gene encoding piezo-type mechanosensitive ion channel component 1 isoform X1 yields the protein MERRALCAGLYWLLLPLALLAACLFRFNVLSLVYLLFLLLLPWFPGPTQRSAGGHTSRLLKALLGTSILFLLAHFVFQICLYTLPILDQLLGPSCSTWEVLARHIGVTRLDLSDIPNSVRLVAPDVGILLVSSLCLCLCRRLVPKAGAAARGRRPESLEPLERGEEEDVERYGSTADGDTPLSARLRVTAHWLLWAAGKGLAILLLALAGITLPSASSSVYYLLFVGLCTWWACHLPASRLAFDTLCVLVGVYAGGHLLCLYAYQAPFVQGVFPPPTIWARVFGFKDIVLYRNCSRPNALVLNTGHPWPVYANPGILLLLYYTMATLVKLRRLDARRTAAPARPPARCSERELVELESWPKDADGVAEDTKPMLSPGTGKPGSGAENCTVHVMGNSPQPGRRRPAERLPLHALGHVVMKQSYVCALIAMMVWSITYHSWLTFVLLLWACLIWTVRSRHHFAMLCSPFLLLYGIALCSLQYVWGMDLAPELPTRVGFMSLAQLGLVHPKYPCLDLGAKLLLTLTFWLLLRQFVKEKLLTRRCPATPLLEVTVSDAEPSRQRDVLKALGVLVQNFYAKYWICVCAGMFIVVSFAGRLVVYKIVYMFLFLLCLTLFQVYYSLWRKVLKGFWWLVVAYTMLVLITIYTFQFEDFPMYWRNLTGLTDEQLGDLGLEQFSVSELFSSTLIPGFFLLACILQLHYFHRPFMHITDLEHVPAATPPPCHIPRPEELHGSRLLRDAAAAESAGAGDSDTASQVPTKWGLVLERLIVLGWTFSDTLTRGQVFVERLLELHVLKLVALYTVWVALQEVSLMNFLLVLLWAFAMPYCRFRHMASCLSTVWTCIIIVCKMLYQLKIVEPREYSSNCTQPQLNGTNLSPEELGNSTLYRGPVDPANWFGIRKGYPNLGYIQNHLLVLLLLVFEAVVYRRQEYYRKQHQLVAPITEAIFEDISREHLDHSLGSCAKYFLNYFYYKFGLEICFLMTVNVIGQRMNFMVILHGCWLVVILTRRRRAAIARLWPKYCLFLVIFLLYQYLLCVGMPPALCMDYPWRWSRALPINSALIKWLYLPDFFVAPKSTNLINDFVLLLCVAQQWRVFEAERTEEWLRAAGENADRLDLARDPRNPTPNFIHCRSYLDMAKVVVFRYLFWFVLVVVFITGATRISLFGLGYLLACFYLLLFGTAMLRKPARARLVLWDCLILYNIAVIISKNMLSLLSCVFVQQMQSNFCWVIQLFSLVCTVKGYYDPKEMGKDQDCSLPVEEAGIIWDSICFFFLLLQRRVFLSYYFLHVMLDLQASALQASRGVALFKASILKSMRSHRQAEKKSLAQLKRQMERIRAKQEKYHQERLPGGTGEGQDEARPVLHSGEYFLFESDSEEEEEAAVPEEPRPSRQSAFQLAYQAWVTNTRTALRQQEQEQLESPGTEVAAGDGGGREEELEAAEGQEEEEEEGSERGNVVQRVLNTLRFLWVLCRAMVDGLTQWLDTCTREHADMSTVLRLERYVLTRRLAMGEDVHRGVLDELYLPPPEEPPEEPSPRGAEGADPQNGVASSGHRGATPAPVGCPLPTGSQERVTTWGSREDVAGSRELLALPQNRSRTASELLLSRRLYFPELEESERFYQSHNRFLKLLLAAYRCVAAHSELLCYFIIILNNMVTASVISLFLPILVFLWAMLSIPRPSKRFWMTAIIFTEVMVVVKYLFQFGFFPWNGYAMLVRNEGKPFFPPRILGLEKTDRYIKYDLIQLLALFFHRSLLLSYGLWDHEDPFPKKKAEAERVEDEEEEERREEAASPPLAVGEEGMEALAEPGAPGAAPVSDAVGQEEGAGARATQLRFRRKRRRGKKQPEAAPEEGDGEEEEEEEEEEEEAKQSHAQKKLKDFGLRVKLFFLTVAQNMYRPVRRFFRDILHTQHRAATDVYAFMFLADVVDFIIIIFGFWAFGKHSAAADITSSLSDDQVPEAFLVMLLIQFTTMVIDRALYLRKTVLGKLIFQVILVFSIHLWMFFILPAVTERLFSLNTVAQLWYFVKCIYFSLSAYQIRCGYPTRILGNFLTKKYNHLNLFLFQGFRLVPFLVELRAVMDWVWTDTTLSLSNWMCVEDIYANIFIIKCSRETEKKYPQPKGQKKKKIVKYGMGGLIILFLVAIIWFPLLFMSLVRSVVGVVNHPIDVTVTLKLGGYEPLFTMSAQQQSIQPFTPQDYEALTNQFERQPVAMQFITLYGYEDIVTARIEGSSGSLWSISPPSREQMRRELQNGSSDITLRLTWTFQRDLGKGGTVEHTFDKHTTDLQPGAPQRMELAQLLQGTRDTPVQVPKLFPKYIRAPNGPEANPVKQLLPDGEDSYLDVEVQLKRERAGAGRGGDSFLEWWVVRLKEAPPRDGNILPMVIFNDKVSPPSLGFLAGYGIMGLYVSIVLVIGKFVRGFFSEISHSIMFEELPCVDRILKLCQDIFLVRETGELELEEELYAKLIFLYRSPETMIKWTREKE
- the PIEZO1 gene encoding piezo-type mechanosensitive ion channel component 1 isoform X2; translation: MERRALCAGLYWLLLPLALLAACLFRFNVLSLVYLLFLLLLPWFPGPTQRSAGGHTSRLLKALLGTSILFLLAHFVFQICLYTLPILDQLLGPSCSTWEVLARHIGVTRLDLSDIPNSVRLVAPDVGILLVSSLCLCLCRRLVPKAGAAARGRRPESLEPLERGEEEDVERYGSTADGDTPLSARLRVTAHWLLWAAGKGLAILLLALAGITLPSASSSVYYLLFVGLCTWWACHLPASRLAFDTLCVLVGVYAGGHLLCLYAYQAPFVQGVFPPPTIWARVFGFKDIVLYRNCSRPNALVLNTGHPWPVYANPGILLLLYYTMATLVKLRRLDARRTAAPARPPARCSERELVELESWPKDADGVAEDTKPMLSPGTGKPGSGAENCTVHVMGNSPQPGRRRPAERLPLHALGHVVMKQSYVCALIAMMVWSITYHSWLTFVLLLWACLIWTVRSRHHFAMLCSPFLLLYGIALCSLQYVWGMDLAPELPTRVGFMSLAQLGLVHPKYPCLDLGAKLLLTLTFWLLLRQFVKEKLLTRRCPATPLLEVTVSDAEPSRQRDVLKALGVLVQNFYAKYWICVCAGMFIVVSFAGRLVVYKIVYMFLFLLCLTLFQVYYSLWRKVLKGFWWLVVAYTMLVLITIYTFQFEDFPMYWRNLTGLTDEQLGDLGLEQFSVSELFSSTLIPGFFLLACILQLHYFHRPFMHITDLEHVPAATPPPCHIPRPEELHGSRLLRDAAAAESAGAGDSDTASQVPTKWGLVLERLIVLGWTFSDTLTRGQVFVERLLELHVLKLVALYTVWVALQEVSLMNFLLVLLWAFAMPYCRFRHMASCLSTVWTCIIIVCKMLYQLKIVEPREYSSNCTQPQLNGTNLSPEELGNSTLYRGPVDPANWFGIRKGYPNLGYIQNHLLVLLLLVFEAVVYRRQEYYRKQHQLVAPITEAIFEDISREHLDHSLGSCAKYFLNYFYYKFGLEICFLMTVNVIGQRMNFMVILHGCWLVVILTRRRRAAIARLWPKYCLFLVIFLLYQYLLCVGMPPALCMDYPWRWSRALPINSALIKWLYLPDFFVAPKSTNLINDFVLLLCVAQQWRVFEAERTEEWLRAAGENADRLDLARDPRNPTPNFIHCRSYLDMAKVVVFRYLFWFVLVVVFITGATRISLFGLGYLLACFYLLLFGTAMLRKPARARLVLWDCLILYNIAVIISKNMLSLLSCVFVQQMQSNFCWVIQLFSLVCTVKGYYDPKEMGKDQDCSLPVEEAGIIWDSICFFFLLLQRRVFLSYYFLHVMLDLQASALQASRGVALFKASILKSMRSHRQAEKKSLAQLKRQMERIRAKQEKYHQERLPGGTGEGQDEARPAPGSPADPSRQRERWWRPWLDHAAVLHSGEYFLFESDSEEEEEAAVPEEPRPSRQSAFQLAYQAWVTNTRTALRQQEQEQLESPGTEVAAGDGGGREEELEAAEGQEEEEEEGSERGNVVQRVLNTLRFLWVLCRAMVDGLTQWLDTCTREHADMSTVLRLERYVLTRRLAMGEDVHRGVLDELYLPPPEEPPEEPSPRGAEGADPQNGVASSGHRGATPAPVGCPLPTGSQERVTTWGSREDVAGSRELLALPQNRSRTASELLLSRRLYFPELEESERFYQSHNRFLKLLLAAYRCVAAHSELLCYFIIILNNMVTASVISLFLPILVFLWAMLSIPRPSKRFWMTAIIFTEVMVVVKYLFQFGFFPWNGYAMLVRNEGKPFFPPRILGLEKTDRYIKYDLIQLLALFFHRSLLLSYGLWDHEDPFPKKKAEAERVEDEEEEERREEAASPPLAVGEEGMEALAEPGAPGAAPVSDAVGQEEGAGARATQLRFRRKRRRGKKQPEAAPEEGDGEEEEEEEEEEEEAKQSHAQKKLKDFGLRVKLFFLTVAQNMYRPVRRFFRDILHTQHRAATDVYAFMFLADVVDFIIIIFGFWAFGKHSAAADITSSLSDDQVPEAFLVMLLIQFTTMVIDRALYLRKTVLGKLIFQVILVFSIHLWMFFILPAVTERLFSLNTVAQLWYFVKCIYFSLSAYQIRCGYPTRILGNFLTKKYNHLNLFLFQGFRLVPFLVELRAVMDWVWTDTTLSLSNWMCVEDIYANIFIIKCSRETEKKYPQPKGQKKKKIVKYGMGGLIILFLVAIIWFPLLFMSLVRSVVGVVNHPIDVTVTLKLGGYEPLFTMSAQQQSIQPFTPQDYEALTNQFERQPVAMQFITLYGYEDIVTARIEGSSGSLWSISPPSREQMRRELQNGSSDITLRLTWTFQRDLGKGGTVEHTFDKHTTDLQPGAPQRMELAQLLQGTRDTPVQVPKLFPKYIRAPNGPEANPVKQLLPDGEDSYLDVEVQLKRERAGAGRGGDSFLEWWVVRLKEAPPRDGNILPMVIFNDKVSPPSLGFLAGYGIMGLYVSIVLVIGKFVRGFFSEISHSIMFEELPCVDRILKLCQDIFLVRETGELELEEELYAKLIFLYRSPETMIKWTREKE